A part of Aegilops tauschii subsp. strangulata cultivar AL8/78 chromosome 2, Aet v6.0, whole genome shotgun sequence genomic DNA contains:
- the LOC109748323 gene encoding protein trichome birefringence-like 11 codes for MVMEMASARRRARQLSGDHAVLWSACVLLSAASLLLAATLSSGFGAARLAGEVSVVVRARAGAVVLTTDGDAAVDNARRYCGHVDHDGMLTDGEWVREEAGVAPLYDSRECPFVDVGFQCRENGRPDDGYARWRWRPRRCELPRFDAEKLLEVLRNRRLVFVGDSIGRNQWESMLCMLSSAVADAGASVREEHGSPITKHKGFLSFRFLRHNLTVEHYRSPYLVRRGGRPRRAPRHVRSTLQLRAMDSRAHLWKGADVLVFNSGHWWNHDRLQQLHCYFQEGKRLRLDMSVEAAYQRAMDTVHEWVQKEVDGSKTLAVFRTYSPAHNRGTNGGSCGKETLPELNMTGISLGRWPGMLQPAFGGPESAVVRDLRVMNVTLMTAHRRDGHPAVYNVEPSARMLVGQREDCSHWCLPGVPDAWNELLYAMVLARLS; via the exons ATGGTCATGGAGATGGCGAGCGCGAGGAGGCGGGCGAGGCAGCTCAGCGGCGACCACGCCGTGCTCTGGAGCGCCTGCGTCCTCCTCTCCGCCGCCTCGCTGCTCCTCGCCGCCACCCTCTCCTCGGGCTTCGGGGCCGCCAGGCTCGCCGGGGAGGTCAGCGTGGTCGTCAGGGCACGCGCCGGCGCCGTCGTCTTGACGACGGACGGAGACGCCGCCGTCGACAACGCCCGCCGGTACTGCGGCCACGTTGATCACGACGGCATGTTAACCGACGGCGAGTGGGTGCGCGAGGAAGCGGGCGTGGCCCCCCTGTACGACTCGAGGGAGTGCCCTTTCGTCGACGTGGGGTTCCAGTGCCGGGAGAACGGCCGGCCGGACGACGGGTACGCCAGGTGGAGGTGGCGTCCGAGGCGCTGCGAGCTCCCGAG GTTCGACGCCGAGAAACTGCTGGAGGTGCTCCGGAACCGCCGGCTGGTGTTCGTCGGCGACTCGATCGGGCGCAACCAGTGGGAGTCGATGCTCTGCATGCTCTCCTCCGCCGTCGCCGACGCCGGGGCCTCGGTGCGCGAGGAGCACGGGAGCCCCATCACCAAGCACAAGGGCTTCCTCTCCTTCCGGTTCCTCCGCCACAACCTCACGGTGGAGCACTACCGGTCGCCGTACCTGGTCCGGCGCGGCGGCCGCCCCCGCCGCGCGCCCAGGCACGTCCGCTCCACGCTCCAGCTCCGCGCTATGGACTCCAGGGCGCACCTGTGGAAGGGCGCCGACGTGCTCGTCTTCAACTCCGGCCACTGGTGGAACCACGACCGGCTCCAGCAGCT GCATTGCTACTTCCAGGAAGGCAAGAGGCTGAGGCTGGACATGAGCGTGGAGGCGGCCTACCAGAGGGCCATGGACACAGTGCACGAATGGGTCCAGAAGGAGGTGGACGGCAGCAAGACCCTGGCCGTGTTCAGAACCTACTCGCCGGCGCACAATAG GGGCACAAATGGCGGGAGCTGCGGCAAGGAGACGCTGCCGGAGCTGAACATGACCGGAATCTCGCTGGGCCGGTGGCCGGGAATGCTGCAGCCGGCGTTTGGGGGACCGGAATCGGCCGTGGTGAGGGACCTGCGTGTGATGAACGTGACGCTGATGACGGCGCACAGGAGGGACGGCCACCCGGCGGTGTACAATGTGGAGCCGTCGGCGAGGATGCTGGTGGGGCAGAGGGAGGACTGCAGCCACTGGTGCCTGCCCGGTGTGCCCGACGCGTGGAACGAGCTCCTCTACGCCATGGTTCTCGCCAGGCTTTCTTAG